Genomic DNA from Streptomyces venezuelae:
CGGACGACGTCATCGCGTACGTGAAGGACTCCGGCCTTCGGGGCAGGGGCGGCGCGGGATTCCCCACTGGAATGAAGTGGCAGTTCATTCCGCAGGGAGACGGCAAGCCGCACTATCTAGTTGTCAACGCCGACGAATCGGAGCCGGGAACCTGCAAGGACATCCCGCTCCTTTTCGCGAACCCGCATTCCCTCATCGAGGGGATCGTCATCGCGTGCCATGCGATCAGGTCGTCGCATGCCTTCATCTATCTGCGGGGCGAGGTCGTCCCCGTCCTGCGCAGGCTGCACGAGGCCGTCCGCGAGGCCTATGCGGCGGGCTACCTCGGGAAGAACGTGCTGGGCAGCGGACTCGATCTCGAACTCACCGTGCACGCGGGCGCGGGCGCGTACATCTGTGGTGAAGAGACCGCACTGCTCGACTCGCTCGAAGGCCGCCGCGGCCAACCGCGACTGCGTCCCCCCTTCCCTGCCGTCGCGGGCCTCTACGCGTGCCCCACTGTCGTCAACAACGTCGAGTCCATCGCGTCCGTTCCCGCGATCCTCAATCGGGGGAAAGACTGGTTCAAGTCGATGGGCAGCGAGAAGTCGCCGGGCTTCACGCTGTACTCGCTGAGCGGGCACGTCACCAACCCCGGACAGTACGAGGGGCCGCTCGGCATCACACTGCGCCAGCTCCTCGACATGAGCGGCGGCATGCGCGCCGGGCACCGCCTCAAGTTCTGGACGCCGGGCGGCTCCTCGACGCCGATGTTCACCGACGAGCACCTCGACGTCCCTCTCGACTACGAGGGCGTCGGCGCCGCCGGATCGATGCTCGGCACCAAGGCGCTGCAGTGCTTCGACGAGACCACGTGCGTCGTGCGGGCCGTGACCCGCTGGACCGAGTTCTACGCCCACGAGTCCTGCGGCAAGTGCACTCCCTGCCGTGAAGGAACGTACTGGCTCGTGCAGTTGCTCCGTGACATCGAGGCCGGCAAGGGCGCCATGTCCGACCTGGACAAGCTGAACGACATCGCCGACAACATCAACGGCAAGTCCTTCTGCGCCCTGGGCGACGGCGCGGCCTCGCCGATCTTCTCCTCCCTCAAGTACTTCCGTGCGGAGTACGAGCAGCACATCACCGGCAAGGGCTGCCCCTTCGACCCGGCCAAGTCGACTCTCTGGGCCGACCGGCCCGCTGAAAGCGCGCAGGTGAACGCATGACAGTGACCACCAACAACGCTCCCTCCGGGGGCGGGGAGGCGGCGGTTCCGCCCGAGGATCTCGTCTCGCTGACCATCGACGGCATCGAGATCAGCGTCCCCAAGGGGACGCTGGTGATCCGGGCGGCCGAGCTGCTCGGCATCGAGATCCCGCGGTTCTGCGACCACCCGCTGCTCGACCCGGCGGGTGCCTGCCGGCAGTGCATCGTCGAGGTGGAGGGCCAGCGCAAGCCGATGGCGTCCTGCACCATCACCTGCACCGACGGCATGGTCGTGAAGTCGCAGCTGACCTCGCCCGTCGCGGAGAAGGCGCAGCGCGGCGTGATGGAGCTGCTGCTCATCAACCACCCGCTGGACTGCCCCGTCTGCGACAAGGGCGGCGAGTGCCCGCTGCAGAACCAGGCGATGCAGGTCGGCGACTCGGACACCCGCTTCGAAGGCAAGAAGCGGACGTTCCAGAAGCCGGTGCCGATCTCCACCCAGGTGCTGCTCGACCGCGAGCGATGCGTGCTCTGCGCGCGCTGCACCCGCTTCAGCAACCAGATCGCGGGCGACCCGATGATCGAGCTCATCGAGCGCGGTGCCCTCCAGCAGGTCGGCACCGGCGAGGGCGACCCCTTCGAGTCGTACTTCTCCGGGAACACCATCCAGATCTGTCCGGTCGGAGCGCTGACCTCGGCGGCGTATCGCTTCCGCTCCCGCCCGTTCGACCTGGTGTCGTCGCCCTCGGTGTGCGAGCACTGCTCGGGCGGCTGCGCCACGCGTACGGACCACCGGCGCGGCAAGGTCATGCGGCGGCTCGCCGCGGACGACCCCGAGGTCAACGAAGAGTGGATGTGCGACAAGGGACGCTTCGGCTTCCGTTACGCGCAGCGCCCCGACCGGCTCACCACGCCCCTGGTGCGGAACTCCTCGACGGGTGAGCTGGAGCCGGCGAGCTGGCCCGAGGCCCTGGAGATCGCGGCCAACGGTCTCGCCGCCGCACGCGGCCGGGCCGGGGTCCTCGTCGGCGGCCGCCTCACCGTGGAGGACGCCTACGCGTACAGCAAGTACGCGCGCGTGGCGCTCGACACGAACGACATCGACTTCCGTGCGCGCGTGCACAGCAGCGAGGAGGCCGACTTCCTCGCGGCGCGGGTGGCGGGC
This window encodes:
- the nuoF gene encoding NADH-quinone oxidoreductase subunit NuoF, whose amino-acid sequence is MMTLAAEIDHETSPEKLLAPVLSAFWDEEKSWTLETYRRHEGYEGLRKALAMAPDDVIAYVKDSGLRGRGGAGFPTGMKWQFIPQGDGKPHYLVVNADESEPGTCKDIPLLFANPHSLIEGIVIACHAIRSSHAFIYLRGEVVPVLRRLHEAVREAYAAGYLGKNVLGSGLDLELTVHAGAGAYICGEETALLDSLEGRRGQPRLRPPFPAVAGLYACPTVVNNVESIASVPAILNRGKDWFKSMGSEKSPGFTLYSLSGHVTNPGQYEGPLGITLRQLLDMSGGMRAGHRLKFWTPGGSSTPMFTDEHLDVPLDYEGVGAAGSMLGTKALQCFDETTCVVRAVTRWTEFYAHESCGKCTPCREGTYWLVQLLRDIEAGKGAMSDLDKLNDIADNINGKSFCALGDGAASPIFSSLKYFRAEYEQHITGKGCPFDPAKSTLWADRPAESAQVNA